The Parcubacteria group bacterium CG10_big_fil_rev_8_21_14_0_10_36_14 DNA segment TTTTCCATCAATCGCCAACACTTTATCTCCGGGTAAAAGTCCAGCTTTTTCCGCAGGAGAATCAGATAGTGGTGAAACGATTATCAGTTGATTGTCTTTTATACCCACCTCCGCGCCAATACCTTCAAATTCACCAGCTAAATCCTGCTTAAATTCTTCCGCAACCTTTGGAGGAAAAAATAATGTGTATGGATCACCCAATGAAGCGGCCATTCCTTGCATCGCGCCATAGAACATAGTCACTTCATCTATCGGCGCATGTACATAATCTTTTTTTATTTTCTCCCAAACCTCCCAGAACATTTTAAAATCAACTTCGTCTGTAATTAAAAAATTTGGTTCCGCATCTTTATTAACCAATTGTTTTAGCTCAAATTGTTTGCTTTTATAAAAAAATAAAAATTTTCCGGCGTATATACCAGAGGCAAAAACAACCAATAAAATAACAATACTTAAAAGAACTCCGAGATTGCGGACAAAAAAATTTTTCTTTCCGTGATAATCAATTCTAAATTTACTTTTTTGAAACATAATTATTATAAAATGATATTGCCGGCACTACTCTCTTTTTATTTTTGCTCCGAGTTTATTTAAACGTTCGTCAAACTTTTCATAGCCCCTGTCTAAATTCTCTGACCCGTCAACTATTGTAATACCTTTTGCTAAAAGTCCCGCCAAAACCAAAGTTGCTCCAGCGCGTAAATCAAGACCTTTTATTTCCATTCCCTTAAGAGCCGTCAGTCCTGTAATAAGTACACGATGTGGATCGCAAATGATTGCGTTTGCTCCCATTTTTATAAGCTCGTTAACATAACTCATCCTTCCTTCATAAAGTGGGTCGTGAATTAAACTCGTCCCATTGCATTGAGTCGCTAAAAGACCGAAAGGCGCCTGTAAGTCAGTCGGAAATCCCGGATATGGCAAGGCTTGAAGCTTAAAAGAAGAAAGAGGTTTTTTGAAAAATATTTCTACGCTATTTTTACTCAAGGTTAATCCGGCACCAATACGCTCCAAAAGTTCGTAGACCGCATCAAGATGATTGTGGTCTACTCCTCTCAATTTTAATTTACCCTTTGTAATGAGAGTGGCAACAATAAACGTTCCAGCTTCTATGCTATCCGGTATAACAGTATGTTCGCCACCAAAAAGTTTTTTCACTCCTTTTACAATAATCTTATGTCCTAAATCTTGCTTAATGTTTCCGCCTAACTTATTTAAAAAGTCTATTAAATCAATAACATGTGGCTCAATAGCTGCTGATTTTATTACTGTAATGCCCTTCGCAAGACAAGCAGCCATTATTATATTTTCTGTTGCCGTAACAGAAAACTCAGGCAAAATAATTTCTGCTCCCTTTAACTTCTGAGCGCTTAAAAAAATCTGTTTATTTTTATGTAGAACCTTTGCACCTAATTTTTGAAAACCATATAAATGAGTGTCGATTGGCCTTCTTCCTATTATGCATCCGCCGGGTTCAGGAAGAGATACTCTACCCATACGAGACAAAAGAGGGCCTAAAATTAGAATAGACGAGCGAAGCTTTTGTATCAATCCTACATCAAGCCCTCTAAGTGTAACTTTTTTAGGTAAAACCGTTACTGTATGATTTTTATATGAAATCAAAAAACCAAGCCCTTTTAATATTTGGAGCATTACCCTAACGTCGGATATGTTGGGAATGTTTTTAATGACACATCTTTCTGTTGCCAAAATACAAGCCGCTAAAATCGGCGTAGCGGCATTTTTCATTCCAGAAATTCTTATTTCTCCTTTTAATTTGTGACCCCCTTGTATAATAAGCTTTGACATATTCACTATTATTATATATAGTTGGCTATGAATAGTCAATCATAAAAACAAAATTGAAAATTTTATATGCAACGTAAATATCGTAAAATTATCTTCTTTGTCTTTGCTGTTTTTTTCATAATTAGCATACCGATAATTCTTCTTTATACCGGAGGCTACAGATACAATATAAAGAAAAATAGACTTGAAAAAACAGGTAATCTTGTAGTAAATACCAAAACCAAAGGAGTGACTCTTTATTTAAACGAAAGAAGATTTGAAAATAAAGAAGAATTTAGAATACAGAATATTTTACCCGGAGAATATTTGATAAAAATTATTAAGGAAGGATATTTTGATTGGCAAAAAAAGCTTGCCATAGAGAGCGAAATAACAACTTTCATAAAAGACGTACGGTTATTTAAACAATCCTTACCAATAAATGTTATCGATAAAAATACCAGCACTCTTTTTTATTCTCCAAATGGGAAATTTTTTATAACTGATGTATATTTACAAGAAAGCAACAACTATCAAATTATTATCTTTAATACAGAAACCGAAATATACGAAAAGCTGGCATTGTCAACTAAACCTCTTGTGGATACAGTTTGGTCCGGTGATAGCAATAAATTTGTTATAAAAACATTTTCCGATTATCAGTTATTTGATATAAATCGTGAAAAAATAGAATTACCAAAAATAACAAATATTAAAAAAATAAAGTGGGATGAAAAAAATGGAATGGTATTGTATGCGGAAAATGATAAAGGAATTTATAAAATTGATGCACTTTTTAATACTTCCAATTTATTATACCCACTTATAAAAACTATTGATGATTTTAATATTTCGGGAAATTATCTTTATATCACCGAGAGCTTTTCTTTAAAACAAATAAATCTTAAAGACAGTACGGATATCATCACCATACCCTTAGAAAGAAAAAATTATGTTATTAAAGACCTAATAAATAAAAAAATATTTTTGCTCAATCAGGGCAATAAATTACAAGTTTTTGATCTGCCCCTCAATCAGCTATCAACTCCGATTCTCATGGCTAACGCCAAAGATTTTAATTTATCCGGTAATAGCCTCCTCTATTATGATAATTTTGAGTTATGGACACATAACTTTGACGGGGGAGAAAAAACGCTTATAACGAGAATCGGGGAAAATATAAAAAAAGCCCGCTGGTTAAACGGCTCAGAATATATAATTTTCATCCTTGAAAATAAATTAGAAATTATAGAAATGGACAAGCGCGACCAAAGACAAACAATAGGAATAATAAAGTTTGACGATATCAACGATATGCTGATAACGAAAAATTTTAATATTTATTTTACTGGCCAACTGCAAAATTCAAAAGGTCTATTCAAACTGGAAATTTAACTCTTTTATATCTCTGGCGGCAAGCATATTAGCCTTTAGAAGTGACGGAAATGTTCCTGCGTCAACCCACCATCCGTTCACAATAGAAAAACGCATCGTTCCGTCCTCTATATAAAAATTATTGACATCAGTAATCTCAAGCTCTCCTCTGTCAGAGGGTTTTAGTTTTTTTATAACATCCCAAACACGGTTATCGTACAAATATAGACCCGTCACGGCATACGGACTTTTTGGTGCAAGAGGTTTTTCTTCTATTTTTATAATCTTCTCACCTTCTATTTCCGGTACTCCAAAACGCTCTGGGTCATCCACTCTCTTCAAGAAAACTCTGGCGCCATCTCCTTCTTTTTCAAATTTTTTAATTTCTTCTTTAAAGCAATCCTGATAGATGTTGTCTCCTAAAATCGCAGCTATTTTCTTATTATCGGCAAAATCTTCCGCAAGACCAAGGGCTTCCGCAATACCCCCTGGCTTGTCCTGAATAGTATAAGAAAGATTAAGCCCCAACTCTTTGCCAGAACCTAAAAGTTCTAAAAACTGTCCGGCGTGCCCTGTACCAGAAATTATTAAAATATCTTTTATGCCGGCAGAAGCTAAAATATATAAAGGATAAAAAATAATCGGATATTTCCAAACCGGTAAAAGAGATTTATTCACTACTTTGGTAAGCGGCATCAGACGAGAGCCTGTTCCGCCAGCGATAATAACACCCTTCATATTAGGTAAGTTATTTTTATTAATTTAGGATAGATAATTAATTAATGCTTCTTTCCAATCACGCGCTTCTGGAAGTTTGGTATTTAACAATACTGAGTATTCTGGTCGTTTCGCAGGGCGCGGAAACTTGTCTCCAGAAACAGGAATAGCCTTTACATCAATTTTCTTTTGTTTAAATATCTCGCAAGCAAATCCATACCAGGTGCATCGTCCGCTATTCGCTGAGTGATATATCCCAAATGGCTGTTTAGTTTCTACTATATACTTTGTTCTTTCTGCTAAATCCGGCGCATAAGTCGGAGAACTCAATTCTTCGTTAATAACTTCAATTTCATTTTTTGATTTTGCCAAATCAAGCATTACTTCAACAAAACTCTTTTTAACCGATAAGCCAGCGCCAATTTTTCCAAAAAGACGCGATAATCGGATAATATAATACTTATCTGTGTTCTTGGCTGTTTCTATCTCTCCTAAAAGCTTTGATGCACCATATACGCTTATTGGTTTTGGGATATCATTTTCTTTATATCCTTCTTTTTTTTCCCCGTCAAAAATATAGTCAGTGGAATAGTGGACAAATATTGCGTCTATTTTTTTACAAGCTCCTGCAATAAATCCTGTCGCATATCCGTTTAATAATACCGCTCGTTGCTTTTCTTCCTCTGCCTTATCTACATTATTATATGCCGCCGCATTTATTACAATATCCGGTAATAATTGACTAATTTTTTTTTCAACCTGATGCTTGTTTGTTATATCCAATTCTTCAAAATCCCATGCAAAAATTTCCGCGCCTAAAAACGCAAACTTTAGCTCTTGCCCCAACATTCCTTTTGCGCCTAAAATTAAAATCTTCATATTAATCATATAATAAGCATAAAATACAAAAATGTCAATTAAAAAACTCCGGAATGCCGGAGTTATATTTTTACGCCTAATGACCTTAGATGATCTTCAAGTACTTCAAAATCATTTTCATAGTAATGAACCCTTAGCTTACACATTACTGCGGCCAAAACATTTACATATCTGTCATCAATAAAGAAAACTCTGCTTGGAGGTAAATTAGCCGCCTGTATAGCTCTTTCAAAAATCACGCCATCTCCGTCTGATTTCATAACACCATACTCAAAAGAAAATAGAGTTATATCAAACTGCTCGCGCGACATCATCTGCCAGAATCTGTCATGGTGCACAATACAAAGATCAGAGATTATGCCCGTTCTTATGCCTTGGGCTCTGAGAGCCTTTATCAATCTCACGAACCTATCATCAAGTCCAAGCATCATTTGCCAAATCTTTATGAATTTTTTAAAGCCTACCGTTAGCCTCAGCCTTCTTTTCACTTGCCCATAAAATTCATAAGGATAAATTTGACCCCTATCAAATGCTTTAACGCTATCCCAAAAACTTCTATATTTATCCGTGTAACCATGCCTCATGATTTTCTTCAATCTTCCTAGACTTAGG contains these protein-coding regions:
- the murA gene encoding UDP-N-acetylglucosamine 1-carboxyvinyltransferase; its protein translation is MSKLIIQGGHKLKGEIRISGMKNAATPILAACILATERCVIKNIPNISDVRVMLQILKGLGFLISYKNHTVTVLPKKVTLRGLDVGLIQKLRSSILILGPLLSRMGRVSLPEPGGCIIGRRPIDTHLYGFQKLGAKVLHKNKQIFLSAQKLKGAEIILPEFSVTATENIIMAACLAKGITVIKSAAIEPHVIDLIDFLNKLGGNIKQDLGHKIIVKGVKKLFGGEHTVIPDSIEAGTFIVATLITKGKLKLRGVDHNHLDAVYELLERIGAGLTLSKNSVEIFFKKPLSSFKLQALPYPGFPTDLQAPFGLLATQCNGTSLIHDPLYEGRMSYVNELIKMGANAIICDPHRVLITGLTALKGMEIKGLDLRAGATLVLAGLLAKGITIVDGSENLDRGYEKFDERLNKLGAKIKRE
- a CDS encoding spore coat protein; its protein translation is MKGVIIAGGTGSRLMPLTKVVNKSLLPVWKYPIIFYPLYILASAGIKDILIISGTGHAGQFLELLGSGKELGLNLSYTIQDKPGGIAEALGLAEDFADNKKIAAILGDNIYQDCFKEEIKKFEKEGDGARVFLKRVDDPERFGVPEIEGEKIIKIEEKPLAPKSPYAVTGLYLYDNRVWDVIKKLKPSDRGELEITDVNNFYIEDGTMRFSIVNGWWVDAGTFPSLLKANMLAARDIKELNFQFE
- the rfbD gene encoding dTDP-4-dehydrorhamnose reductase, whose product is MINMKILILGAKGMLGQELKFAFLGAEIFAWDFEELDITNKHQVEKKISQLLPDIVINAAAYNNVDKAEEEKQRAVLLNGYATGFIAGACKKIDAIFVHYSTDYIFDGEKKEGYKENDIPKPISVYGASKLLGEIETAKNTDKYYIIRLSRLFGKIGAGLSVKKSFVEVMLDLAKSKNEIEVINEELSSPTYAPDLAERTKYIVETKQPFGIYHSANSGRCTWYGFACEIFKQKKIDVKAIPVSGDKFPRPAKRPEYSVLLNTKLPEARDWKEALINYLS